A single Vigna radiata var. radiata cultivar VC1973A chromosome 8, Vradiata_ver6, whole genome shotgun sequence DNA region contains:
- the LOC106771289 gene encoding uncharacterized protein LOC106771289 yields MNLFQSEIPNELEARKIFLQGFSRDEFPLMIVQTNKHFLAKDQIQFKRLVTCKTKMEGLGKCLQERMMSFSRLKSALNVKRNNQRIRTIRNGITGVRKELHDLRNLRNFGYVDNQRVEGEGKEDCVPEEVPVADADCAPEEVPCEAGDEAFGQANEPAADEGAGQANEAAATEGAVDETTAYEGPANLCIANEGAANEAAAYEGPANLCPADEVVADEGGAPVDEECAVEGDEKASVEGPTHEGCEAHQEGAVDADEEASTH; encoded by the exons ATGAATTTATTTCAATCTGAAATTCCAAATGAATTGGAAGCAAGGAAAATCTTCTTGCAGGGTTTTTCTAGAGATGAATTCCCTCTCATGATTGTTCAAACCAATAAACATTTTCTTGCCAAGGATCAGATTCAATTCAAGA GGCTAGTGACTTGTAAGACAAAGATGGAGGGCTTAGGGAAATGCTTGCAGGAAAGGATGATGAGCTTCTCAAGACTGAAGTCTGCATTAAA TGTCAAAAGAAATAACCAGAGGATAAGAACTATAAGGAATGGAATAACTGGTGTGAGGAAGGAGCTACATGATCTTAGAAATTTGCGAAATTTTGGATATGTTGATAATCAACGGGTTGAGGGTGAGGGGAAAGAAGATTGTGTACCTGAAGAAGTTCCAG TAGCAGATGCAGATTGTGCACCTGAAGAAGTTCCATGTGAAGCTGGTGATGAAGCTTTTGGTCAAGCAAATGAACCAGCTGCTGATGAAGGTGCAGGTCAAGCAAATGAAGCAGCTGCAACTGAAGGAGCTGTAGATGAAACAACTGCATATGAAGGACCTGCAAACTTATGTATTGCAAATGAAGGAGCTGCAAATGAAGCAGCTGCATATGAAGGACCTGCAAACCTATGTCCTGCAGATGAAGTAGTTGCAGATGAAGGAGGTGCACCTGTTGATGAAGAATGTGCAGTTGAAGGTGATGAAAAGGCTTCAGTTGAAGGACCTACACATGAAGGTTGTGAGGCACATCAAGAAGGTGCAGTTGATGCAGATGAAGAAGCTTCAACTCATTGA